One genomic region from Anabaena sp. PCC 7108 encodes:
- a CDS encoding DegT/DnrJ/EryC1/StrS aminotransferase family protein, which produces MITKVPFVDLNLQHQPIQLQLQQVIQDVLAKGDFILGQALSDFEVGFAAASGTEYGIGVASGTDAIALGLQACHIGTGDEVILPANTFVATLIGVVSAGAKPILVDCDPKTALIDLEAAAQAITPRTKAIIPVHLYGQMVSPSQLLNFAHTHKILIFEDAAQAHLAEREGYKAGSLGIAAAFSFYPSKNLGAFGDGGMVVTKDAEVAAKMRRLRNYGSSQKYLHIESGTNSRLDTLQAAVLNQKLPYLSQWNSDRLTIAKMYDRELAPLATAGIIPMQNQSGTGHIYHLYVIKIDDSCPLERQQLQTQLTAVGIQTGIHYPIPCHLQPAFTYLGYQPGDFPQSENLSKQILSLPMYPGLTNSQIKEVITAIHSNVNSTKKGDEVK; this is translated from the coding sequence ATGATTACTAAAGTTCCTTTTGTAGACCTGAATTTACAACATCAGCCTATTCAACTTCAATTGCAACAGGTAATTCAGGATGTATTAGCAAAGGGAGATTTTATTCTCGGTCAAGCTTTGTCGGATTTTGAGGTAGGCTTTGCTGCCGCATCTGGTACGGAATATGGAATTGGTGTGGCATCTGGAACCGATGCGATCGCTCTTGGTCTGCAAGCTTGTCACATCGGTACTGGTGATGAGGTCATTTTACCAGCTAATACTTTTGTAGCCACATTGATTGGTGTAGTCAGTGCTGGAGCTAAACCAATTTTAGTGGATTGTGACCCGAAAACAGCCTTAATTGACTTAGAAGCAGCCGCTCAAGCCATTACACCCCGAACCAAAGCCATTATTCCTGTACATCTGTATGGTCAGATGGTCTCACCTAGCCAATTATTAAACTTTGCTCATACTCACAAAATCTTAATTTTTGAGGATGCAGCTCAAGCACACTTGGCAGAACGGGAAGGATATAAGGCCGGTTCATTAGGTATTGCCGCCGCTTTTAGTTTCTACCCCAGCAAGAATTTAGGGGCTTTTGGGGATGGAGGTATGGTAGTGACTAAAGATGCAGAGGTAGCTGCAAAAATGCGTCGCTTGCGAAATTATGGCTCATCTCAAAAGTATTTACATATTGAATCAGGTACAAATAGCCGCTTAGACACCTTGCAAGCCGCAGTATTAAACCAAAAACTACCCTATTTATCTCAGTGGAATAGCGATCGCTTAACCATCGCTAAGATGTATGATAGAGAACTAGCACCCTTGGCTACTGCTGGTATTATTCCTATGCAAAACCAAAGCGGCACAGGACACATATATCATCTTTATGTGATTAAAATTGATGATTCTTGCCCCCTAGAACGTCAGCAATTACAAACACAATTAACCGCAGTAGGCATTCAAACTGGCATTCATTACCCAATTCCTTGCCATCTTCAGCCTGCATTCACTTATTTAGGTTATCAACCAGGAGACTTTCCCCAATCAGAAAATCTATCTAAACAAATACTATCTTTACCAATGTATCCAGGTTTGACAAATAGCCAAATTAAAGAAGTGATAACTGCTATTCATTCAAATGTAAATAGTACAAAAAAAGGTGATGAAGTTAAATAA